CGTCGCCGGTGCAGGGTGGACGATACCGGGTACAGGTTTCTCCATTCGTGGGATCGGAAACGTTTGTGCGCCTGGTCGCCGACTATCGTCGTTACTTTTTTGCGAAGCCGGTCACGTTCGCATTCCGCGGAATGCATCTTGGCAACTACGGAGAGGTCGACGCAGGATCGCTCTTCACCGAAGAGTATCTCGGTTACGCGAACACGCTGACGCACATTCGAGGGTACAGCTTCAGCTCGTTCGAGCCCAACGAGTGTACGCCGGACGAGTCGGGAACGCGCTGTGTTGAGGTAGAACGACTGAGAGGCACCCGGCTCGCACTGGCGAGCGCCGAGATTCGTTTGCCTTTGCTTGGCTCGGAAGCTTTTGGACTGTTGAACTTCCCGTATCTGCCGACTGAGATCTCTTTGTTCGCAGATGCCGGCCTGGCTTGGAGTGCGGGTGAGACGCCCAAGTTGAAATTCGTAGATGAGATCGTGCCGGGGCAACCGATCGAACGCGTGCCGGTGATCAGCGCCGGCGTATCGAGTCGCTTCAACCTGTTCGGTTACATGGTCCTGGAGATCTTTTACGCATACCCGTTCCAGCGTCCCGTGAAGGGAGGATATGTAGGATTCCAGCTGATTCCAGGCTGGTAGTCGCCAGGGCTGCATCTGGATGCCTTTCCCGTTCCGGCTGCTGTCAGGCGGGTTGCGCCAGCATCTCGATCCGGGCAGTGGACACGGCCTGGCCACCGATCAACACACGGTTTCCACGAATTGCAACGTGAACGACTCCCCCACGTGTTGATGCCTGGTACCCGGTCAGATCGGGCTTGTCAAGGCGCGACGCCCAGTACGGTCCAAGGCAGCAGTGCGCCGAACCGGTCACGGGGTCTTCCGGGATACCGAACTGGGGCGCAAAGTAGCGGGACACAAAGTCGTACGCCGCGTCATGGCTCAATGCGGTAACGATCATTCCCCTCGAACCGAGACTGGCAACGGCCGCCATATCAGGACGCAGAGATCGCACGGCCTCCTCTGAATCGAGCACGACCATATAATCCAGGCGATTTCTCAATCCCTCTACGATACGGGCGGGTACGGCGTCCAGAAGAGCTTGTGGGACCTCCACCTGTCCTGCCGCCTCAGAGGGAAAATCCATCATGATCCGATCGCCATCTCTCCAGGCCATCAGGCGCCCGCTGAGTGTCTCGAACGTGATCCTCGCGTCAGAATGAACGACGCCTTCAGTCCACAACACGTGTGCACTTGCCAGTGTGGCGTGGCCACACAGATCCACTTCCGCAGCCGGCGTGAACCAGCGAAGACCAAAGGAATCCCCTCGTGGCGTAAGAAACGCTGTCTCGGAGAGATTCATCTCGGCGGCCACGGCCTGCATGTATGTGTCAGGCACCGGTTCCGACAGCAGCGTCACCGCCGCCGGATTTCCTCCGAACGGCTCCGAAGTGAAAGCATCGACCTGATAAAGAACGATTCCCATAGCGGTTGTGAGGTGGCAGGGTCTGGCGGAGAGCGTATCCGGGGTGTGTCCGTATGGCACGGCGAAAGGGTGCAAGTTAAATTGCCCGACGTTGAATTCCCTGGTGGCATTGCACGTTCATCGAGCACCGAGCAGCGAGGTCAAGCACACAGGTGTATCCGGCACTGAGGCGTCTACTTTTCAGCTTGCCACCCGAAGTGGCCCACTATCTGTCGTTTGCAGCCGGTCATACGGCCCAATCGGTCGGCTCCGGTGTAGTCGATCGCATCTTCAGATACGATCACGAAGCGTTGCGCGTATCGTTATGGGGGCAGAAGTTTTCGAGCCCGGTCGGCCTTGCCGCGGGCTTTGACAAGAACGCCGCGCTCATCGACTTCTGGCCGCGTCTGGGATTCGGTTTTGCCGAAGTCGGCTCCGTGACGTTGCGACCGTCACGTGGCAATCCTCGGCCACGAGCATTTCGAATCGTTGACGACGGTGCACTCGTCAACAGGATGGGACTCAACAACAACGGTGCCGAGCGCGTTGCCGCACGGATCGGAAACCGCGGTATGTATCATCCCTTCCCACTCGGTATTAACATCGCCAAAACACATGACGAGAGCATTGTAGGTACCGATGCAATCGAGGACTACGTAGAGAGCTTCCGGCTACTGGCGCCGGCAGCCAACTATGTCGCGCTCAACGTCTCGTGTCCCAACACCGCCGAGGGAAAGACGTTCGAGGAACCGGAACCGCTCGACCAACTTCTCGGACGTGTATTTGAGGTCCGAGAGGAAGTCAATCCGCGGGTCCCTGTCCTCGTAAAACTCTCGCCTCCGCTGTCCGATCGCGTCGTGTTCGATAGTCTGCTTGAAGAACTGCTCGCCGTCTGCGTCTCTCACGGAATACATGGTCTCATCGCCACGAACACAGCTTCGGACCGCTCCGGACTCAGCGCGGACCCGGACCAGCTCGAACGCATCGGACCAGGCGGACTCAGCGGCAGACCCATCCACCGGCGTTCCACACGAATGGTGCAATACCTGTATGAGAAGACAGACGGAGCGATTCCTATAATCGGCGTGGGCGGAATCGACTCGGCCGAGAGTGCGTATGCGAAGATCAGGGCCGGCGCGTCCCTCGTGCAACTCTATACGGGGCTTATCTACCAGGGTCCGGGCCTGGTGAAGATCATTAAGGAGCAACTTGTGGCACTGCTTCAGGAGGACGGTTATAATAGTGTCTCGCAAGCGGTTGGAGCTGATCTGACCTCCTGATTTTCGAGCTTGAATTCAGACGAAACGTATATTTACCAAATCATTATCACCTCCGCGTGACATCGTATGCCCGCAATTGTCGAGTTCGATACTATTCCGCAGCTTTTCCGAAATCTCGTCGGCGTTTACGCGGGCCAGAACAGAGCAGCGCTCAGCTACAAAGACCGCAACACCAAGCACTGGGTCGATATCTCGTGGAAGAACCTCGAGCGCCGAGTAAACGCACTCGCCGGTTTCATGCACAAGCACGGGATCAGGAAGGGCGACCGGATCGGGATCCTGTCCGAGAACCGACCCGAGTGGGCCATCACCGATCTTGCAACACAGATTCTCGGGGGTGTGAGTGTTTCCCTCTACACCTCGCTGCCGGCAGATCAAGTTGAGTACATCTTGCGCGACAGCGGCTCGAAGATGTTCATCGTTTCTACGAACGTTCAGTTCAAAAAGGCACAGAAGGTTTTTGACCGCTGCGACGACCTTGAGTTCGTGATCACTCTGACGGATTCAAAGGGTGACGACCCGTCCTATGCGCGCTACTGGGATGATGTGTTGGACGAAGGAATTGAGTACTGGGCCGAGGAGGAGAATCGCCTCGTCCCTATTGGCGATGGGCTCACGCCGGACGATCTCAGCGCTCTCATTTACACAAGCGGCACAACCGGGAACCCGAAAGGCGTAATGTTGACGCACGGCAACCTGTGCTCCAACGTGAAGGCTGCGCTGCAGCGAATACCATTTGGTCCGTCGGATCACCATCTATCGTTTCTGCCGCTATGCCATTCCTTCGAGCGCACGTGCGGATTCGTGGCGGTGCTGGCCTGCGGAGCCAGGATCTCCTACGCAGAAAGCGTCGACGCAGTTAATCGGAATCTGGCGGAGGTAAATCCGACGGTGCTGATCTCCGTGCCGCGCCTCTTCGAGAAAGTTTACAACGTCATTTCCAAATCAGTCTCTGAGGGATCCGCCGTCAAGCAAACGATCTTCCGAAGTGCAGTGAATGCCGGGTCGCTTGCTGCAACACGCGTTAAAGAAGGGAAGCGGATTTCGCCTCTTCTGAAGCTTCGAAGATCACTGGGACACAAACTCGTTTTTGCAAAACTTCACGACAAACTGGGCGGCAATGTCAGGTTTGCGGTGTCTGGCGGTGCGGCACTTCCAAAGGCTATCGGCGAGTTCTTCGAAGCCGCGGGCGTCAGCATCATCGAAGGATACGGACTGACAGAGACCGCCCCGATTCTCACGGTCAATCCGGCCGACCACCCGCGCTACGGTACCGTCGGCCAGGTGATCCCGGGTGTGACCATCGGGATCCAGCGGCTTAGCGATCAGGTGATCGTTGGACAACTCTCGGGGGACGACTATCCGTCAGATCTCACGACGTCCGACGGAGAGATCATCGCGAGGGGTCCGAACGTAATGAAGGGATACTGGCATAACGACGAGGCAACGGCAGTCGCGATCGACAAGCAGGGCTGGTATCACACGGGGGACGTCGGCCGATTCGATGGAGGCTACCTGCGCATCACGGACCGGATCAAGCACATGATCGTGTCGAAGGGTGGGAAGAACATCTACCCGGGACCGATCGAGGAAATCTTCCGGAGCGTGCCACTAATTGATCAGATTATGATCGTCGGCGAAGGCCGCGAGTTTCTGAGCGCTATCGTCGTGCCCGACCTCGAGGCACTGCAGGCGTACGCCGAGGAGAACAGCATTACGCACTCGACCACGGAAGGACTGGTCTACAACGACACGGTTCAGGACCTGTTCAGGAATGAGTTCAAGTCATACTCTCGAAATGCCGCCGCCCATGAAAAGGTGCGTGACTTCCGCATTATCCTGGAGCCATTCACTGTTGAAAACGGCATGTTGACACCCACGATGAAACCCAAGAGGCGAATCATCGAAGCGGAATATGCAGGACTTATCGAAGACATGTATGAGCACGTCGTGTAGGCGCGCCCGGCACGGTGCGAAAGTTTGACGAACGTCCGACGTACGGTTTTCGGTGCGCACGGAAGCATGTATCTTCCGAATCCTGTCGCAAGGACGGGCGTACGAGACACAGATTCGGGGTGTGGCGCAGCCCGGTAGCGCGCTTCGTTCGGGACGAAGAGGTCGTGGGTTCAAATCCCGCCACCCCGACGCAAGAAGGATCGAGATCGGCAACTTTGCCACTGTCTCGATCCTTTTTTTGATTCACAGGATCAGTTCGACGCGCCACGCGAACACGACGGTCGTCAGATCGGCGATCTGTCTAGCTCAGCACGGATCCACGCCACAATCTCCGGATGATTCCGGGCTACACGATCCAGCAACCTGCCAACGTCTTCCTTATCGAGTCGATCGACCAGATGGCTGGCCGCCTGCGACACAGGACTTGCATCAGTCTCCTCAAGACACGCGAGGAGTGCGGCGACCACGTGCTTGCACCACGCTCCCGCAAAATAGGGGCATGAGCATTCCACGCTCGTCACCACCTTGTCGTTGTGTCGTATCCGAATGTTGTATGGGACATATTGACTTCCTTTTACAAGCGCGTCGATGGTAGTCTCGGAAGTTCGCTTGAGTGAAACGACCGCTCCTTCACGCTGATACCTTTCGCCACGATCGTACGAGCCTTCTGCCGCGTGATCATGGACGTAAGACGTGGTCAGACCCGGTACCTTCATGGCAAGTCGATTTAGTTTGGTGAAACGCTGCGCTGTCGGCAATCTGCCCGACAATTCGGACACTGTCCTGAGTGATTGAAGGTAACGTTTTCCCGTTTTCGAAGACCTACATTCCCGTAACCGCCCCATTCCTATGACCCGACAATAGAGCCCCATGCCAGACGACACGAGCAAACCTCAAGAACCCGCTAAAATAATGTGGCACAAGGTTCTGAATCCCGATGAACTGCCCGAGGGCCGCGTTCAAAGTGTCACCTGCGCACATAAGACCCTCTGCTTGACCCACTTGAATGGAAGCTACGGTGCGCTTGACAACAGGTGTCCACACCAGGGCGGCCCGCTGGGCGAAGGTTCCATCGAGAATGGACTCCTGCGATGTCCGTGGCATGGCTGGGACTATGACCCTCTTTCAGGAAAGGCACCGGGCTTCGATGACGGTGTAGAGTCGTTCCCGGTCGAGAAGCGTAGCGACGGAATCTATGTCGGCCTCCACGCCGAGGTCGAACGAACGCGGACCGTGTCAGACGTGATGACGGACACAATGATCGCGTGGGGCGTGCGATGGGTCTTCGGT
The Rhodothermales bacterium genome window above contains:
- a CDS encoding PhzF family phenazine biosynthesis protein, which codes for MGIVLYQVDAFTSEPFGGNPAAVTLLSEPVPDTYMQAVAAEMNLSETAFLTPRGDSFGLRWFTPAAEVDLCGHATLASAHVLWTEGVVHSDARITFETLSGRLMAWRDGDRIMMDFPSEAAGQVEVPQALLDAVPARIVEGLRNRLDYMVVLDSEEAVRSLRPDMAAVASLGSRGMIVTALSHDAAYDFVSRYFAPQFGIPEDPVTGSAHCCLGPYWASRLDKPDLTGYQASTRGGVVHVAIRGNRVLIGGQAVSTARIEMLAQPA
- a CDS encoding quinone-dependent dihydroorotate dehydrogenase: MYPALRRLLFSLPPEVAHYLSFAAGHTAQSVGSGVVDRIFRYDHEALRVSLWGQKFSSPVGLAAGFDKNAALIDFWPRLGFGFAEVGSVTLRPSRGNPRPRAFRIVDDGALVNRMGLNNNGAERVAARIGNRGMYHPFPLGINIAKTHDESIVGTDAIEDYVESFRLLAPAANYVALNVSCPNTAEGKTFEEPEPLDQLLGRVFEVREEVNPRVPVLVKLSPPLSDRVVFDSLLEELLAVCVSHGIHGLIATNTASDRSGLSADPDQLERIGPGGLSGRPIHRRSTRMVQYLYEKTDGAIPIIGVGGIDSAESAYAKIRAGASLVQLYTGLIYQGPGLVKIIKEQLVALLQEDGYNSVSQAVGADLTS
- a CDS encoding long-chain fatty acid--CoA ligase; the encoded protein is MPAIVEFDTIPQLFRNLVGVYAGQNRAALSYKDRNTKHWVDISWKNLERRVNALAGFMHKHGIRKGDRIGILSENRPEWAITDLATQILGGVSVSLYTSLPADQVEYILRDSGSKMFIVSTNVQFKKAQKVFDRCDDLEFVITLTDSKGDDPSYARYWDDVLDEGIEYWAEEENRLVPIGDGLTPDDLSALIYTSGTTGNPKGVMLTHGNLCSNVKAALQRIPFGPSDHHLSFLPLCHSFERTCGFVAVLACGARISYAESVDAVNRNLAEVNPTVLISVPRLFEKVYNVISKSVSEGSAVKQTIFRSAVNAGSLAATRVKEGKRISPLLKLRRSLGHKLVFAKLHDKLGGNVRFAVSGGAALPKAIGEFFEAAGVSIIEGYGLTETAPILTVNPADHPRYGTVGQVIPGVTIGIQRLSDQVIVGQLSGDDYPSDLTTSDGEIIARGPNVMKGYWHNDEATAVAIDKQGWYHTGDVGRFDGGYLRITDRIKHMIVSKGGKNIYPGPIEEIFRSVPLIDQIMIVGEGREFLSAIVVPDLEALQAYAEENSITHSTTEGLVYNDTVQDLFRNEFKSYSRNAAAHEKVRDFRIILEPFTVENGMLTPTMKPKRRIIEAEYAGLIEDMYEHVV